The Nitrospirales bacterium genome includes a window with the following:
- the gltX gene encoding glutamate--tRNA ligase — MSSEVRVRFAPSPTGSLHIGGVRTALFNWLFARQKGGTFILRIEDTDRDRSTDEAIQIILDSLEWTGLNWDEGPYRQTDRLELYRQYAMTLLEQGKAYWCVCTPEELEIRRKDAQARGDSIHYDGRCREKGLHNPPEPAALRFRSPQVGQTVIDDLIKGRIVFENQVLDDLILLRSNGYATYNFSVVIDDALMKMSHVIRGDDHVNNTPRQVTLFEALGFPVPQFAHLPMILGSDKSRLSKRHGAMSVLAYREMGYLPEALVNYLVRLGWSHGDQEIFSRQEMIDWFSFDHVQSSPAVFNPEKLRWLNAQYIRSSDPHHVAIYLTPHLKKEGYDETAFSRIPGGVEGLVSPLRERSETLLDMVNGAAPYLADTITLEESAAKKFLTPPIASSLKKFADRVEAEGAFNKEVLERILKEILEEDGLKMGKLAQPIRVALTGGTVSPGIYEVMELLGKTRTLDRLQAAMAQMKPG; from the coding sequence ATGTCTTCTGAGGTTCGAGTTCGCTTTGCTCCCAGTCCCACCGGTTCTCTTCACATCGGAGGAGTCAGGACGGCGTTATTCAATTGGCTCTTTGCTCGGCAAAAGGGGGGGACGTTTATCCTGCGAATCGAGGATACGGACCGAGACCGTTCGACCGATGAGGCGATCCAAATCATTCTCGATAGCCTTGAATGGACGGGCCTTAATTGGGATGAAGGACCCTATCGACAAACTGATCGACTCGAACTATACCGCCAATACGCGATGACGTTATTGGAGCAGGGCAAAGCCTATTGGTGTGTCTGTACTCCAGAGGAATTAGAAATTCGACGCAAGGATGCGCAGGCTAGAGGTGACTCAATACACTATGATGGTCGATGTCGTGAAAAAGGTCTTCATAATCCTCCTGAGCCGGCAGCGTTGCGATTTCGTTCGCCTCAAGTGGGGCAAACGGTCATCGATGATCTCATCAAGGGCCGGATCGTGTTTGAGAATCAAGTCCTCGATGATTTGATTCTTCTCCGATCCAATGGCTACGCCACGTATAATTTTTCGGTCGTCATCGATGATGCGTTGATGAAGATGAGTCACGTGATTCGCGGGGACGATCACGTCAATAACACCCCAAGGCAGGTCACGCTCTTTGAAGCGCTTGGGTTTCCGGTCCCTCAATTCGCGCATTTGCCGATGATTTTGGGTTCGGATAAGTCACGTCTTTCAAAACGCCATGGGGCCATGTCGGTTCTTGCGTACCGGGAGATGGGCTATCTGCCTGAAGCCCTCGTGAACTACCTGGTACGATTAGGATGGTCACATGGTGATCAAGAAATTTTTTCAAGGCAGGAAATGATCGACTGGTTTAGTTTCGATCACGTGCAGTCGTCTCCCGCGGTATTCAACCCTGAAAAATTACGGTGGTTGAATGCCCAGTATATCCGTTCGAGTGATCCACACCATGTTGCGATCTATTTAACTCCTCACCTCAAAAAGGAGGGCTATGATGAGACAGCATTTTCGAGAATTCCTGGTGGCGTGGAGGGGTTGGTGTCTCCCTTACGAGAACGGTCAGAAACGTTACTTGACATGGTCAACGGTGCGGCCCCGTACCTGGCAGACACGATCACGCTTGAAGAAAGCGCGGCGAAAAAGTTTTTGACGCCGCCCATTGCTTCCAGTCTGAAAAAGTTCGCGGATCGGGTCGAGGCAGAAGGCGCATTCAACAAAGAGGTTCTCGAACGCATTCTCAAGGAAATACTCGAAGAGGATGGCCTCAAGATGGGGAAACTTGCGCAGCCGATTCGAGTTGCGCTGACAGGAGGCACGGTCAGCCCTGGCATCTACGAAGTAATGGAACTTCTGGGTAAAACACGGACATTGGATCGTCTTCAGGCCGCTATGGCCCAGATGAAACCAGGATGA
- a CDS encoding PEP-CTERM sorting domain-containing protein (PEP-CTERM proteins occur, often in large numbers, in the proteomes of bacteria that also encode an exosortase, a predicted intramembrane cysteine proteinase. The presence of a PEP-CTERM domain at a protein's C-terminus predicts cleavage within the sorting domain, followed by covalent anchoring to some some component of the (usually Gram-negative) cell surface. Many PEP-CTERM proteins exhibit an unusual sequence composition that includes large numbers of potential glycosylation sites. Expression of one such protein has been shown restore the ability of a bacterium to form floc, a type of biofilm.) → MTFRKLSRKLCVATLTLAFLLPTTTTLAAIIHFDDDLVDGGTITFDTNTGGTFSGSGIAIDRVRADSTALNCTNCSLSFETGPLLSAAGGFYTYGGGGSILIEGGTSGGLNLPNTTLLTGSFSDTSNFVVSTDSFTTSGGTGSDTKNPDLIAYFGETGPFGFSFSTLSFGKPTEINPGVFQATVSEVDLINTPVPNPVPVPSAVLLMGTGLMGLILFRRLK, encoded by the coding sequence ATGACATTCCGTAAATTAAGTAGAAAACTCTGCGTCGCAACGCTCACCTTAGCCTTCCTTCTTCCTACCACAACTACACTCGCAGCTATCATTCATTTTGATGATGACCTAGTCGATGGAGGTACCATCACCTTCGACACAAACACAGGAGGGACATTCTCTGGATCTGGAATTGCCATAGACAGGGTGAGAGCTGACTCTACGGCTCTTAACTGTACTAACTGCTCCCTTAGCTTTGAAACTGGTCCATTACTCTCGGCAGCTGGAGGATTCTATACGTATGGTGGAGGTGGATCCATCTTGATTGAAGGTGGAACATCTGGGGGATTAAATCTTCCCAATACTACATTATTAACAGGGTCGTTTAGCGATACTTCTAACTTCGTTGTTTCGACAGATTCTTTCACCACGTCCGGTGGAACAGGAAGTGACACGAAAAACCCTGACTTGATTGCTTATTTTGGTGAGACCGGGCCATTCGGATTTTCTTTTTCCACACTATCATTTGGTAAGCCTACAGAAATTAATCCTGGGGTTTTTCAAGCAACCGTGTCTGAAGTCGACCTTATCAATACTCCGGTACCTAATCCAGTCCCTGTCCCCAGTGCAGTGCTGCTTATGGGCACGGGATTGATGGGATTGATTTTATTCCGTAGATTAAAATAA
- a CDS encoding IS256 family transposase, giving the protein MQESTKRQPEEPVSRDTLTELLRTGARRLLAHALEAERAELVAQYAKQQDEHGRAIVVGNGYQPAREIQTGIGPVTVQVPKVRSRQGEPVTFRSALVPPDVRKTASFEAAVPWLYLKGISAGEMQTALEVLVGPDAKGLSASTVARLKHTWREEYEAWRQRRIDKEQWVYLWVDGIYTGLRADQQRLCVLVVIGVNARGEKHFLAIEDGVRESTQSWREVLANLQARGMKAPKVAVGDGAMGFWAALEELYPTTRQQRCWVHKTRNVLNALPTTVQPKAKQALHEIWQAETKAAAEQAFDSFLKIYEPKYPKATGCLQKDREELLTFYAFPAHHWQSLRTTNPIESTFETIRHRTKQTNGCLTRDGMLHMMFKLGQCAERTWRRLRGFQQLPQVIEGSQFTDGMEQTLSDPVAA; this is encoded by the coding sequence ATGCAAGAGAGTACCAAACGACAACCAGAAGAGCCAGTGAGTCGGGATACGTTGACCGAGTTGCTGCGGACAGGAGCCCGGCGCCTGCTGGCTCATGCATTGGAAGCGGAGCGAGCGGAGCTAGTAGCTCAGTATGCTAAGCAGCAAGATGAGCATGGCCGGGCCATCGTCGTCGGCAATGGGTATCAGCCTGCGCGTGAGATTCAGACGGGGATCGGGCCGGTGACGGTTCAGGTGCCGAAGGTCCGGAGTCGGCAAGGCGAACCGGTCACGTTTCGCTCCGCGCTGGTCCCGCCCGACGTGCGCAAGACAGCCAGCTTCGAAGCGGCGGTCCCGTGGCTGTATTTGAAAGGGATTTCGGCGGGCGAGATGCAGACGGCCCTGGAAGTTTTAGTCGGTCCCGACGCCAAGGGGCTCTCGGCCAGCACGGTCGCCCGCCTGAAGCACACCTGGCGCGAAGAGTATGAGGCCTGGCGACAGCGTCGCATTGATAAAGAGCAGTGGGTGTATCTCTGGGTCGATGGGATCTACACTGGGCTCCGGGCTGACCAGCAGCGACTGTGTGTGTTGGTCGTCATCGGCGTGAACGCCCGAGGCGAGAAACACTTCTTGGCCATTGAGGATGGCGTGCGCGAGTCGACGCAGAGCTGGCGGGAGGTGCTCGCGAATCTGCAAGCCCGAGGGATGAAGGCGCCGAAGGTCGCGGTGGGAGACGGCGCGATGGGCTTCTGGGCGGCCTTGGAAGAACTCTATCCCACGACCCGACAGCAACGCTGTTGGGTGCACAAGACCCGCAATGTGTTGAATGCCTTACCCACGACTGTACAGCCGAAAGCGAAACAGGCGTTACACGAGATCTGGCAAGCTGAAACGAAAGCGGCCGCTGAACAGGCCTTCGACAGTTTTCTGAAGATCTACGAGCCGAAGTATCCGAAAGCGACGGGGTGTTTGCAGAAAGACCGGGAGGAGCTCCTGACGTTCTACGCGTTTCCAGCACACCATTGGCAGAGTCTGCGCACCACGAATCCGATCGAATCGACCTTTGAGACCATTCGGCATCGGACGAAGCAGACGAACGGCTGTCTCACACGCGATGGCATGCTCCACATGATGTTCAAGTTAGGGCAGTGTGCCGAACGGACCTGGCGACGGCTGCGCGGTTTCCAGCAGTTGCCCCAGGTGATCGAAGGGAGCCAGTTTACCGATGGAATGGAACAAACACTCAGTGATCCGGTCGCCGCGTGA
- a CDS encoding GDP-L-fucose synthase, translating to MSYWTDQRVVVTGGAGFLGSFVVEQLKIRGCNQVFVPRSNEYNLVDMDAVKRLYKDARPDIVLHLAARVGGIGANQTNAGKFFYDNLMMGTQLMEIGRQREVKKFVALATICAYPNLTPIPFKEDDLWNGYPEETNAPYGLAKKMLLVQSQAYRQQYQFSSIVLFPVNLFGPRDNFDLETSHVIPALIRKCAEAKKAGEPEIVLWGDGSPSREFLYVEDAAEGILLAAEEYDQSLPVNLGTGSEITIRSLAALIAEEVGFSGDIVWDTSKPNGQPRRCLDVGRAKQLFGFHAKHSLEEGLRNTIQWFQAHQDSLREVHF from the coding sequence ATGTCCTATTGGACTGATCAACGAGTAGTCGTTACAGGGGGGGCTGGTTTTCTAGGCTCCTTTGTCGTGGAGCAGCTCAAAATCAGAGGCTGCAACCAAGTCTTCGTGCCAAGAAGCAACGAGTACAACTTAGTAGATATGGATGCCGTCAAACGATTGTACAAAGACGCCAGGCCAGACATTGTGCTTCATCTCGCCGCTCGCGTAGGTGGTATTGGAGCCAACCAGACCAACGCTGGGAAGTTTTTTTATGACAACCTCATGATGGGCACCCAGCTTATGGAAATCGGACGACAGCGGGAGGTGAAAAAATTTGTGGCCCTCGCCACGATCTGTGCCTATCCCAACCTCACGCCCATCCCTTTCAAAGAAGATGACCTCTGGAATGGCTATCCAGAAGAGACCAACGCACCCTATGGCCTGGCCAAAAAGATGCTGTTGGTCCAGTCTCAGGCCTATCGTCAACAATATCAATTTTCCTCCATTGTCCTCTTCCCCGTTAATTTATTCGGTCCGCGCGATAACTTCGATCTTGAAACCTCACACGTCATTCCCGCATTGATTCGTAAGTGCGCAGAGGCCAAGAAGGCGGGGGAACCTGAGATTGTCTTATGGGGAGATGGTTCACCGAGCCGGGAATTCCTGTACGTCGAAGATGCCGCAGAAGGGATTCTTCTTGCCGCAGAAGAATACGATCAAAGCCTGCCGGTTAATCTTGGAACAGGATCCGAGATAACGATCCGCAGTCTTGCCGCTCTTATTGCCGAAGAAGTGGGATTTTCTGGTGATATTGTCTGGGACACGTCAAAGCCCAATGGCCAGCCACGGCGATGCCTAGATGTCGGCCGGGCCAAACAGTTGTTTGGCTTTCACGCCAAACATTCGTTAGAGGAAGGTCTACGAAACACGATTCAATGGTTCCAAGCTCATCAAGACTCTCTTCGTGAAGTCCACTTCTGA
- the gmd gene encoding GDP-mannose 4,6-dehydratase, which translates to MRKKALITGITGQDGSYLADFLLAKGYEVYGIIRRSSSFNTGRIDQIYQDPHVTNPRLRLVFGDLNDASSLNHILRTVQPDEIYNLGAQSHVRVSFDIPEYTADVTGVGTVRLLEAIRESGLTPKFYQASSSEMFGKVQDIPQRETTPFYPRSPYGAAKVYSYWITVNYREAYNLFACNGILFNHESPRRGETFVTRKITKAAARIKLGIQDTLFLGNLDAKRDWGFAGDYVQAMWLMLQADTPDDYVVATGESHTVKEFLEVAFDRVQLNWQDYVRIDPKYYRPTEVDLLIGDASKAKATLEWEPKVRFDELAAMMVDADLALERERLEGTQGKRA; encoded by the coding sequence ATGAGGAAAAAAGCCTTAATTACAGGCATTACCGGTCAAGATGGCTCATATCTGGCTGATTTTTTGCTCGCCAAAGGATACGAGGTCTATGGAATTATCCGTCGTTCGAGCTCGTTTAACACCGGCCGCATTGATCAAATCTATCAAGATCCTCATGTGACCAACCCGCGCCTTCGCCTTGTTTTCGGGGATTTGAATGATGCGAGTTCACTCAATCATATCCTCCGGACCGTTCAGCCTGATGAGATCTATAACCTTGGAGCACAAAGTCATGTCCGGGTGAGCTTTGATATTCCAGAATATACTGCCGACGTGACCGGAGTTGGGACCGTTCGCTTGCTCGAGGCGATTCGCGAGTCAGGACTGACTCCGAAGTTCTATCAGGCCTCATCAAGCGAGATGTTCGGAAAAGTTCAAGACATTCCCCAACGGGAAACGACGCCATTTTACCCAAGAAGTCCGTACGGAGCGGCCAAGGTCTATTCATATTGGATCACCGTCAATTATCGAGAGGCCTACAATCTCTTTGCCTGTAATGGCATTTTATTTAACCATGAATCTCCAAGACGTGGCGAAACCTTCGTGACACGAAAGATTACGAAAGCGGCGGCTCGTATCAAGCTAGGCATTCAGGACACCCTCTTTCTTGGAAACCTTGATGCCAAGCGAGACTGGGGATTCGCTGGCGATTATGTGCAAGCCATGTGGCTCATGTTACAGGCGGATACGCCGGACGACTATGTCGTGGCCACTGGCGAATCCCATACGGTGAAAGAATTCCTCGAAGTGGCCTTTGATCGTGTACAGCTCAATTGGCAGGACTATGTCAGGATCGACCCTAAATATTATCGCCCGACAGAAGTCGATCTTCTGATCGGTGATGCGTCGAAAGCCAAAGCCACTCTAGAATGGGAACCCAAAGTACGCTTTGATGAGTTGGCCGCCATGATGGTTGATGCCGACCTTGCGCTTGAACGAGAGCGGCTCGAAGGCACTCAAGGGAAAAGGGCCTAG
- a CDS encoding WecB/TagA/CpsF family glycosyltransferase, which translates to MRQVSSFLGVLIDRASLKDCVNKSLGAISGIERPVVFACANPHSLTTAQSDTSFRDALNEADIVVPDGVGISLLAKVCGISLGPRITGADYFFGILNALSQLGSGKIYFFGSSSTVLELIAQRFKEDFPSLKICGLQSPPFGMWGDEDNAHMIEAINEAKPDVLWVGMTAPKQEKWVSANRHKLNVPVIGSIGAVFDFYARTFPRAPQWMCKAGLEWLYRLLREPRRMWKRNFLSTPHFVALSIYRHLLKIQESSRSSN; encoded by the coding sequence ATGCGGCAGGTGAGTTCTTTTCTTGGCGTCCTAATCGACCGCGCTTCTCTTAAGGATTGTGTCAACAAATCTCTCGGAGCTATATCTGGCATTGAAAGACCAGTGGTTTTTGCCTGTGCTAACCCCCACTCTCTGACTACGGCACAATCTGATACTTCCTTTAGAGACGCTCTTAACGAGGCGGATATTGTCGTTCCCGATGGAGTAGGCATTTCGCTACTGGCCAAGGTATGTGGCATTTCGCTAGGCCCAAGGATCACTGGTGCGGACTATTTTTTCGGAATTCTCAATGCTCTGTCTCAACTTGGATCTGGGAAAATCTACTTTTTTGGTTCTTCCTCAACAGTACTAGAGCTCATCGCCCAAAGATTTAAGGAAGATTTTCCATCTCTCAAGATTTGTGGACTTCAATCTCCACCTTTCGGCATGTGGGGAGACGAGGATAATGCTCACATGATTGAAGCAATCAATGAGGCTAAGCCAGACGTTCTATGGGTAGGGATGACTGCGCCAAAGCAGGAGAAATGGGTAAGTGCAAATCGTCACAAGCTGAATGTCCCAGTTATTGGCTCCATTGGTGCTGTGTTCGACTTTTATGCTCGTACGTTCCCTCGTGCACCTCAGTGGATGTGCAAGGCAGGACTGGAATGGCTCTATCGCCTCCTCAGAGAACCAAGGCGGATGTGGAAACGGAATTTTCTCTCTACCCCTCACTTCGTTGCACTATCTATCTACAGACATTTACTGAAAATCCAAGAATCTTCTCGCAGTTCAAACTAG
- a CDS encoding glycosyltransferase family 4 protein, translated as MKILLCHNFLRSSAPSGEDAAYRNERSLLESNGHKVYVFERFNDQIDESTLMKRLRLGLDTAWSQESYRDLSNLIRKTQPDIVHFHNTFPMISPSAYFACRDNKVPVVQTLHNYRLICPNGLLLRNNRPCEDCVGTSLIPALQHRCYRKSLPATSAITWMLLRHRWQDTYRLLVNRYIALTEFSAGRYIKGGFQKEQIDVKPNFLMHDPKRGQGKGNYVVYVGRLAEEKGVRTLLTSWQSMSDLPLKILGDGPLRNSMEELAKKNNLAVEFLGYCTQEMIHKVVGESQCLIIPSEWYEGFPMVLLEAYACGTPVVSSRIGSLDSIVKEGESGVKFEPGNPIDLAKKVKQLTADKHRLSRMRDGAYSLYQRYYTAEHNYSKLIDIYHRTIETFHNTTST; from the coding sequence ATGAAAATACTTTTATGTCATAATTTCTTACGCTCATCGGCTCCCAGCGGCGAAGATGCTGCATATCGAAATGAACGATCGTTACTTGAATCTAACGGGCACAAAGTTTATGTCTTCGAACGGTTCAATGATCAAATCGATGAGTCAACCTTGATGAAACGACTTAGACTCGGGCTGGATACAGCATGGTCCCAAGAATCGTATCGTGACCTTTCAAATTTAATTAGGAAGACCCAACCCGATATCGTCCATTTCCATAACACGTTTCCAATGATTTCTCCCAGTGCCTATTTCGCATGTCGTGATAATAAGGTGCCGGTTGTCCAAACTCTGCACAACTACCGACTTATTTGCCCCAATGGACTTTTATTACGAAACAATCGTCCCTGTGAAGACTGCGTCGGCACATCTCTTATTCCTGCGCTTCAACACCGCTGTTATCGAAAATCCTTACCAGCAACGAGCGCTATTACATGGATGTTACTCCGCCATCGATGGCAAGATACTTATCGTCTCTTGGTTAATCGTTATATAGCCTTAACAGAATTTTCTGCAGGTCGTTACATAAAGGGTGGGTTTCAAAAAGAACAAATTGACGTCAAGCCTAATTTCCTGATGCACGATCCTAAACGTGGCCAGGGAAAAGGTAACTACGTTGTGTATGTAGGACGTTTAGCAGAAGAGAAAGGGGTGCGTACTCTACTGACTTCATGGCAATCGATGTCCGATCTTCCACTTAAGATCCTTGGGGATGGACCTCTGCGAAACTCTATGGAGGAACTCGCAAAGAAAAACAATCTTGCAGTTGAATTCTTAGGATATTGCACGCAAGAAATGATCCACAAAGTAGTGGGGGAAAGCCAATGCCTTATCATTCCATCAGAATGGTATGAAGGTTTCCCAATGGTCCTCTTAGAAGCGTACGCTTGTGGAACACCGGTTGTCTCGTCCCGTATCGGAAGTTTAGATTCAATTGTAAAAGAAGGTGAAAGTGGAGTAAAATTCGAACCAGGGAATCCAATAGATCTAGCAAAAAAAGTCAAGCAACTGACAGCTGATAAACATCGACTTTCTCGAATGAGGGATGGAGCATACTCTCTGTATCAAAGATACTACACTGCCGAACACAATTATTCGAAATTAATCGACATATATCATCGAACTATCGAGACATTTCACAATACAACATCAACATAA